A genomic segment from Spinacia oleracea cultivar Varoflay chromosome 3, BTI_SOV_V1, whole genome shotgun sequence encodes:
- the LOC110795295 gene encoding cold-regulated 413 plasma membrane protein 4 yields MTTTVMEMESAVVATAIGGDFVTENPNTGIRSAFCWGASFSALFLLVLNLIGRRSSLQASVLTLFLTASLPEAVFQILRGQFGCWVAILAVAANYCFPNFFPASLSRFILFVVMPEWLANELRQSIAGGVFCMLICILLLVLEIHANGGCSSCLCNLQCCAYWLSMALLFFFTILYLCLGSW; encoded by the exons ATGACGACGACAGTGATGGAAATGGAATCTGCGGTGGTTGCAACGGCAATCGGCGGCGATTTTGTGACGGAAAATCCGAACACAGGAATCCGCTCCGCCTTTTGCTGGGGCGCATCCTTCTCTGCTTT GTTTCTGTTAGTTTTGAATCTAATAGGGAGAAGATCAAGTCTTCAAGCTTCAGTTCTGACCCTATTTCTTACAGCTAGTCTCCCAGAAGCTGTTTTCCAGATATTACG AGGACAGTTTGGATGTTGGGTTGCTATTCTTGCTGTTGCTGCAAATTACTGCTTTCCTAATTTCTTCCCAG CTTCTTTGTCTCGCTTTATCCTTTTTGTTGTCATGCCGGAATGGCTGGCCAATGAACTGCGTCAAAGCATTGCTGGTGGTGTGTTCTGTATGTTGATTTGCATTTTACTTCTTGTATTGGAGATACATGCAAATGGAGGATGCAGCAGTTGCTTATGTAACTTGCAGTGCTGTGCATATTGGTTGAGTATGGCTCTTCTATTCTTCTTTACAATACTGTACCTATGTTTAGGATCTTGGTAA